A genomic window from Pantoea alhagi includes:
- a CDS encoding 6-phospho-beta-glucosidase: METKFPAGFLWGGAIAANQAEGAWREGGKGPATVDMIPHGANRLAVKLGQQPRFEWRDDEFYPSHDAIDFYHRYKEDIALMAEMGFKVFRTSIAWSRIYPQGDELTPNEAGIAFYRDLFNECKKYNIEPLVTLCHFDVPMHLVKEYGSWRSRKMVEFFTRYARTCFEAFDGLVKYWLTFNEINILLHSPFSGAGLVFTEGEDPQQVKYQAAHHELLASALATKIAHEVNPQNQVGCMLAGGNFYPYSCKPEDVWAALEKDRENLFFIDVQARGAYPAWTKRMFREQGIAIEIQPGDEEILKNTVDFVSFSYYASRCASADMNNENTSAANIVKSLKNPFIEASEWGWGIDPLGLRITMNMMYDRYQKPLFLVENGLGAKDVVNAQGEIEDDYRIRYLREHIRAMAEAIEDGIPIMGYTSWGCIDLVSASTGEMSKRYGFVYVDRDDRGQGTLARTRKKSFWWYKKVIASNGADLE; encoded by the coding sequence ATGGAAACTAAATTTCCCGCAGGATTTTTATGGGGCGGCGCGATTGCAGCTAATCAGGCCGAGGGTGCATGGCGTGAAGGCGGTAAAGGACCGGCAACGGTAGATATGATCCCGCACGGCGCCAATCGTTTGGCGGTGAAGCTGGGTCAGCAGCCACGCTTTGAGTGGCGTGACGATGAATTTTACCCCAGCCACGATGCGATCGATTTTTATCACCGTTATAAAGAAGATATCGCGCTAATGGCGGAGATGGGATTTAAAGTATTTCGTACCTCCATCGCCTGGAGCCGTATTTATCCGCAGGGCGACGAACTAACGCCAAATGAAGCGGGTATCGCGTTTTATCGCGATCTGTTTAACGAGTGCAAAAAATATAATATCGAGCCGCTGGTGACGCTGTGCCATTTTGATGTACCGATGCATCTGGTAAAAGAATATGGCTCCTGGCGCAGCCGTAAAATGGTGGAGTTTTTTACGCGCTATGCGCGCACCTGTTTTGAAGCGTTTGACGGACTGGTGAAATACTGGCTGACGTTTAATGAGATCAATATTTTGCTGCACAGTCCGTTTTCCGGCGCGGGGCTGGTATTTACTGAGGGCGAGGATCCACAGCAGGTAAAATATCAGGCGGCGCATCATGAACTGCTGGCCAGCGCACTGGCAACGAAGATTGCCCATGAGGTGAATCCGCAAAACCAGGTCGGCTGTATGCTGGCGGGCGGCAATTTTTATCCTTATTCCTGTAAGCCAGAGGATGTCTGGGCGGCGCTGGAGAAGGATCGGGAGAATCTGTTTTTTATTGATGTGCAGGCGCGCGGCGCTTATCCGGCATGGACAAAGCGTATGTTCCGTGAGCAGGGGATCGCTATTGAGATTCAGCCGGGCGACGAGGAGATTCTGAAGAATACGGTCGATTTCGTTTCTTTCAGCTATTACGCTTCGCGCTGCGCTTCGGCAGATATGAATAACGAGAATACCAGTGCGGCGAATATTGTTAAGTCTTTGAAAAACCCGTTTATTGAGGCCAGCGAATGGGGCTGGGGCATCGATCCGCTGGGTCTGCGCATTACCATGAATATGATGTATGACCGTTATCAGAAGCCATTGTTTTTGGTGGAGAACGGGCTGGGCGCGAAGGATGTGGTTAATGCTCAAGGTGAGATTGAGGATGATTACCGCATTCGTTATTTGCGCGAGCATATTCGGGCGATGGCGGAGGCGATCGAGGATGGCATTCCGATTATGGGTTATACCAGTTGGGGCTGTATTGATTTGGTGTCGGCCTCTACGGGTGAGATGAGTAAGCGCTACGGTTTTGTGTATGTTGATCGTGACGATCGCGGTCAGGGTACGCTGGCACGTACGCGTAAGAAGTCGTTCTGGTGGTATAAGAAAGTGATAGCCAGTAACGGTGCGGATTTAGAGTGA
- a CDS encoding MFS transporter: protein MTTCSVLGKKEKIGYGLGDMASALVWQTATLFLAYFYTDVYGLPAAIMGTMFLLVRALDAFVDPCIGALVDRTRTRHGRFRPWLLWFAVPFGVCCLITFYVPDAGPTAKILYACFTYTLLSLVYSAINVPYCAMPGALTLDPRERHSLQSWRFGLSFIGGLIVTVIALPLVNWLGEGNAQKGYFYAMSLMGLLGVVLFFCCFAMTRERYYSAADNNSSMLSDLKTLARNSQWRIIFFFNILLLTAVVTRGSATMYYVKYLLLRPELVFAFIVSGMAAALLGALLSERLLGKFDRVRAYQWTIISFVILGSLIFFLPPTALWWIFGINIVFSFLQNLTTPLQWTMFSDVVDYEEQRSGRRLDGLVFSTALFAIKFGLALGGALVGWILALVDYLPNQPQQSTGVLTTINALFTLIPSALFLAMALLLCIYKLNSRRVAGIASELARKRQQREELPPLVSAIQE from the coding sequence ATGACGACCTGTTCCGTGCTGGGTAAAAAAGAGAAAATTGGCTATGGACTTGGCGATATGGCCAGCGCGCTGGTCTGGCAAACGGCGACGCTGTTCCTCGCTTATTTCTATACCGATGTCTATGGCTTGCCAGCGGCGATTATGGGCACCATGTTTTTGCTGGTACGCGCGCTGGATGCCTTTGTCGATCCCTGCATCGGCGCGCTGGTGGATCGTACCCGAACGCGCCACGGGCGCTTTCGTCCCTGGCTGCTGTGGTTTGCGGTGCCGTTCGGCGTCTGCTGCCTGATCACCTTCTACGTGCCGGATGCCGGGCCGACGGCGAAAATCCTTTACGCCTGCTTCACCTACACTTTGCTGAGTCTGGTCTATTCCGCGATTAACGTGCCTTACTGCGCCATGCCGGGCGCGCTGACGCTTGATCCGCGTGAACGTCACTCGCTGCAATCCTGGCGCTTTGGTCTCTCATTTATTGGCGGCTTAATCGTGACGGTAATTGCGTTGCCGCTGGTTAACTGGCTGGGCGAGGGTAACGCGCAAAAGGGCTATTTTTATGCCATGAGCCTGATGGGCTTGCTGGGCGTGGTGCTGTTTTTCTGTTGCTTCGCCATGACCCGCGAACGCTACTATTCCGCTGCCGACAATAACAGCTCCATGCTCAGCGATTTGAAAACCCTGGCGCGCAACAGCCAGTGGCGCATTATCTTCTTCTTCAATATCCTGCTGCTGACGGCGGTGGTCACGCGCGGTTCCGCGACCATGTATTACGTAAAATATCTGCTGTTGCGCCCGGAACTGGTATTCGCCTTTATTGTTTCCGGTATGGCCGCCGCGCTGCTGGGTGCCCTGTTATCCGAACGGCTGCTGGGCAAATTCGATCGGGTGCGCGCCTATCAGTGGACCATTATCAGCTTTGTTATCCTCGGTTCGCTGATCTTCTTTCTACCGCCAACCGCGCTCTGGTGGATATTCGGCATCAACATCGTATTCAGCTTCCTGCAGAACCTGACCACGCCGCTGCAGTGGACCATGTTTTCCGACGTGGTGGATTACGAAGAGCAGCGCAGCGGGCGACGGCTGGATGGGCTGGTATTTTCCACCGCGCTGTTCGCCATCAAATTTGGCCTGGCGCTGGGCGGAGCGCTGGTGGGCTGGATCCTCGCGTTGGTGGACTATCTGCCCAACCAGCCGCAGCAGTCAACGGGCGTGCTGACCACTATCAACGCCCTGTTCACCCTTATCCCTTCGGCGTTATTCCTGGCGATGGCGTTGCTGCTGTGCATCTACAAGCTTAACAGCCGCAGAGTAGCCGGGATCGCCAGCGAGCTGGCGCGTAAGCGTCAGCAGCGTGAAGAGCTTCCCCCTCTGGTTTCCGCAATTCAGGAGTAA
- a CDS encoding glycoside hydrolase family 3 N-terminal domain-containing protein: MTAIYQDPQRPVAERVADLLARMTPEEKFAQMHAFWLILSPDGAHRERSDLSDSFSGAGQLSDLNARLQRGIGQITRPLGTHVVEAQDGVRATNRLQKTLVEETRLGIPALFHEECLVGLLCKGATLFPSPLNYASAWDPQLVGQVAAAIGEEARSTGCRQGLAPVLDVSRDVRWGRTEETFGEDPWLVGVMATHFVKGLQGKQRDLLATLKHYVGHSFSEGGRNHAPVHLGFCELNDTFLLPFEMAVKLANAGSVMPAYHDIDNQPSHSDAFLLTTLLRERWGFDGIIVADYGGVSLLHQHHGVTHDAAESAALAFNAGLDIELPKDDCAQHLAQAVERGLISMHKVDEIVGRLLTEKFRLGLFEQPYADESRINLQSAEARRLAREVATRSITLLENNGVLPLKPAQRVAVIGPTANDPLALLSGYSFPVHLIISDMLDQASQVVTPLQALRAALGEDRVSYARGCHIIEQRMAGAPVFPGDSAGKPMQQSPVSQDLSLIPQAVTVAEQSEVIIACVGDLAGLFQSGTVGEGSDAESLSLPGVQQQLLEALVATGKPVVVVMTGGRPYNLGGLEERVAALLMAWAPGQEGGPALADVLTGRAEPEGRLVLSVPKSAGAMPYYYNHKLKSGGTPFAFHFGARYPFGYGKSWTTFSYGPLSFRRDEVAIDGEIEVALDITNSGQRAGSEVVQLYVRDKVASMVRPVQELKAFQRVRLAPGETARLTFFLPVDMLNFTSREGERVVEPGEFEIQVGASSADIRQRGTVQVTGALRELPSNWRMLSHCEIGRSL, translated from the coding sequence ATGACCGCTATTTATCAGGATCCACAGCGCCCCGTTGCCGAACGCGTCGCCGACCTGCTGGCGCGCATGACGCCGGAAGAGAAATTCGCTCAGATGCACGCCTTCTGGCTGATCCTTTCACCCGACGGCGCGCATCGTGAACGCAGCGATCTTAGTGATAGCTTCTCCGGCGCGGGCCAGTTGAGCGATCTTAATGCGCGGCTGCAGCGTGGCATCGGGCAGATCACCCGGCCACTGGGCACCCATGTGGTTGAGGCGCAGGACGGCGTCAGGGCGACCAACCGCCTGCAGAAAACGCTGGTGGAGGAGACGCGACTGGGCATTCCGGCGCTGTTTCATGAAGAGTGCCTGGTTGGCCTGCTGTGCAAAGGTGCGACGCTGTTTCCTTCGCCGCTGAATTACGCCTCTGCCTGGGATCCGCAACTGGTCGGGCAGGTAGCGGCGGCGATCGGCGAAGAGGCGCGATCCACCGGCTGTCGGCAGGGGCTGGCCCCGGTGCTGGATGTTTCGCGCGATGTGCGCTGGGGGCGCACCGAAGAGACTTTCGGCGAAGATCCCTGGCTGGTTGGCGTGATGGCCACCCATTTTGTTAAAGGACTACAGGGGAAACAGCGCGATCTGTTGGCGACGCTGAAGCATTATGTCGGCCACTCTTTTAGCGAAGGCGGGCGCAACCATGCGCCGGTACATCTCGGATTTTGCGAACTGAATGACACCTTCCTGCTGCCGTTTGAGATGGCCGTTAAGCTGGCTAATGCCGGTTCCGTGATGCCTGCCTATCATGATATTGATAATCAGCCTTCTCACAGCGATGCCTTTCTGCTGACCACGCTGCTGCGTGAACGCTGGGGCTTCGACGGTATCATCGTGGCCGATTACGGCGGCGTCAGTCTGCTGCATCAGCACCATGGCGTTACGCACGATGCGGCAGAATCGGCGGCGCTGGCCTTTAACGCCGGGCTGGATATCGAATTGCCGAAAGATGACTGCGCACAGCACCTGGCGCAAGCGGTGGAACGCGGCCTGATTAGTATGCATAAAGTGGATGAAATTGTGGGCCGCCTGCTAACCGAGAAGTTTCGCCTGGGGCTGTTTGAGCAGCCCTACGCCGATGAAAGCCGCATCAATCTGCAAAGCGCAGAGGCGCGACGGCTGGCGCGCGAAGTGGCGACGCGTTCCATCACTCTGCTGGAAAATAACGGCGTCCTGCCGCTGAAGCCAGCGCAGCGCGTGGCGGTGATCGGGCCGACGGCAAACGATCCGCTGGCGCTGCTGAGCGGCTACAGCTTTCCGGTGCATCTGATTATCAGCGATATGCTCGACCAGGCGTCGCAAGTCGTGACGCCGCTACAGGCGCTGCGCGCTGCGCTGGGTGAAGATCGCGTCAGCTATGCCCGTGGCTGCCATATCATTGAACAGCGGATGGCGGGCGCGCCGGTTTTCCCCGGCGACAGCGCCGGAAAGCCAATGCAGCAATCGCCGGTATCGCAGGACCTGTCGTTAATCCCGCAGGCGGTAACGGTGGCGGAACAGAGCGAGGTGATTATTGCCTGCGTGGGCGATCTGGCCGGACTGTTCCAGAGCGGCACGGTAGGGGAAGGCTCGGATGCGGAAAGCCTGTCGCTGCCGGGCGTGCAGCAACAGCTGCTGGAGGCGCTGGTGGCAACCGGTAAGCCGGTGGTGGTGGTAATGACCGGGGGCCGACCTTATAACCTCGGCGGGCTGGAGGAACGTGTCGCGGCCTTACTGATGGCCTGGGCGCCGGGGCAGGAGGGCGGACCGGCGCTGGCCGACGTGCTCACCGGGCGTGCCGAGCCGGAAGGACGGCTGGTGCTGTCGGTGCCGAAAAGCGCCGGTGCGATGCCCTATTACTATAACCACAAGCTCAAAAGCGGCGGCACGCCGTTCGCCTTCCATTTTGGCGCACGTTATCCTTTCGGCTACGGTAAAAGCTGGACAACCTTCAGCTACGGCCCGCTCAGCTTCAGACGTGATGAGGTCGCTATTGACGGCGAAATCGAGGTCGCGCTTGATATTACCAACAGCGGTCAGCGCGCAGGCAGCGAGGTGGTGCAGCTGTATGTGCGCGATAAGGTCGCCTCAATGGTCAGGCCGGTACAGGAGCTTAAGGCGTTTCAGCGCGTCAGGCTGGCGCCGGGCGAAACGGCACGCCTGACCTTTTTCCTGCCGGTGGATATGCTCAACTTTACCAGTCGGGAAGGGGAGCGCGTGGTGGAACCGGGCGAGTTTGAGATTCAGGTGGGCGCCTCCAGCGCGGATATTCGTCAACGCGGCACGGTGCAGGTCACCGGCGCGCTGCGCGAACTGCCGTCGAACTGGCGGATGCTGAGCCACTGCGAAATCGGGCGTAGCCTGTAG
- a CDS encoding MFS transporter has product MKPNSNLNFFWVYYSAMSLLNSDVKRGVFIIYILSIGINNTETGFLQTSLFIAMMIGELPSGFLADKYGRKLALICSFIFMILYGLGYLLFSTFTPFLVMFILNGLAFSLQSGSDQALLYDYLKANRSEKSFIKINSREKAISALAISASMALGGWLKDETSWQFLFLVFIFTKVVGLLLTCFLTEAKPSEIPLDKRDNISLTEKNSVRHFFLSKKGLSLLPLFLGFAIYEAVLTPTYIYGQALLNTAEFSLSVIGFAYAAIELTNAVLYNFSDFISKKIKFTHLVIITWLILSASIFLLPVSGDFMIFVFYSTLCLPSFVDMIYMDYVNNHYPSLIRASCISVNSFLSSALISLSYVTYGFFIEKEGISLTFQCSSILVLAALPLALYGLFQLNSDGNQQEKPTLL; this is encoded by the coding sequence ATGAAACCAAACTCCAACCTGAATTTTTTTTGGGTTTATTATTCAGCCATGTCATTACTGAATAGTGATGTTAAAAGAGGGGTTTTTATTATCTATATCCTTAGCATCGGCATAAATAATACGGAGACAGGATTTTTACAAACTTCATTATTTATTGCTATGATGATAGGAGAGCTACCCTCTGGTTTTTTAGCTGATAAGTATGGCCGAAAACTGGCTCTTATTTGCAGTTTTATTTTTATGATACTGTATGGTTTAGGATATTTATTATTCAGTACCTTTACGCCTTTTTTGGTTATGTTTATTCTTAACGGTCTGGCTTTTAGCCTTCAATCAGGCTCCGATCAGGCGTTACTCTATGATTATTTAAAAGCAAATAGATCTGAAAAGAGTTTTATAAAGATAAACTCTCGTGAAAAAGCAATAAGTGCGCTTGCTATTTCTGCCTCTATGGCCTTAGGTGGTTGGTTAAAAGATGAGACCTCCTGGCAGTTTTTATTTCTGGTGTTTATTTTTACAAAAGTTGTTGGGCTACTGCTTACATGCTTTCTCACTGAGGCTAAACCGAGCGAAATTCCTTTAGATAAACGTGACAATATTTCTCTCACAGAAAAAAATTCTGTTCGGCATTTTTTCCTGTCGAAAAAAGGCCTAAGCCTTCTGCCTCTGTTTTTGGGCTTTGCAATCTATGAGGCGGTGCTAACCCCCACTTATATTTATGGGCAAGCTTTACTTAATACAGCTGAATTTTCGCTTTCTGTTATCGGCTTCGCCTATGCTGCCATTGAATTAACGAATGCGGTACTCTATAATTTTTCGGATTTCATTTCTAAAAAAATCAAGTTTACCCACCTGGTAATTATCACCTGGTTGATCCTATCAGCCTCAATATTCTTATTACCTGTATCAGGTGATTTTATGATATTTGTGTTTTATTCAACACTTTGCCTACCCTCATTTGTCGATATGATATATATGGATTATGTTAATAATCATTATCCCTCACTCATACGCGCCTCTTGTATTTCTGTAAATAGCTTTCTTAGTTCTGCTTTGATTAGCTTATCGTATGTAACATACGGTTTCTTTATTGAAAAGGAGGGTATCAGCTTAACTTTCCAATGTTCATCAATATTAGTTCTGGCTGCTTTACCTTTGGCTTTATACGGCCTTTTTCAGCTGAATTCAGACGGCAACCAACAAGAAAAACCGACGTTATTATAA
- a CDS encoding OmpA family protein: MLTSSCASLHQAGENYGTAIGCIGGAALGGGITYLVTKDATKAVAGGLIGGIAGCMAGNVWQSREKALAQIAAEEHIAIRSQPLQAKQKSGTETVGLVAQVEDSGMFDTNSAQLSASGLRQVRKIAAVMKEGDQNGVVLIVGHTDATGSASWNQKLSEQRAQNVGRILQQAGLNPQKLYFQGAGSSRPLADNTTYDGRAANRRVEIVGLANETLLRQRVEQEGNNLAYLRYGTQPAASQQAKSASVPAPTKRRSVGIRSPKKAPDSTPVAQSQETATVSTVSENNKNWVDFGGQAVSASTLPLAANLKPRSSGFSLISQANASGVTGSCLTDNARVAGAAKNLANGKALDDHQTREYFNGMNGRAWAGLVNNHLVTLSPVKVLKDNAAVVANPNVYITRNYQSSGNRKADAPISAVANAWEGEDSILYRVYLPSEKQQPLSCIDLLVPKNATKAQQGQLFYTSHSNAWVANYSPTRS, from the coding sequence ATGTTGACTTCAAGCTGCGCCAGTCTGCATCAGGCTGGCGAAAATTATGGCACGGCCATCGGCTGTATTGGCGGGGCGGCATTAGGCGGGGGGATAACTTATCTCGTTACTAAGGATGCCACTAAAGCTGTAGCCGGCGGATTAATCGGCGGTATCGCCGGCTGTATGGCTGGTAACGTCTGGCAAAGTCGCGAGAAAGCATTGGCCCAAATCGCGGCAGAAGAACATATCGCGATTAGAAGCCAGCCGCTGCAGGCGAAGCAGAAAAGCGGTACAGAAACCGTAGGGCTGGTGGCCCAGGTTGAAGACAGCGGCATGTTTGATACTAACAGCGCTCAGCTTTCCGCCAGCGGACTGCGTCAGGTCAGAAAGATCGCTGCCGTTATGAAAGAGGGCGACCAAAACGGCGTAGTGTTGATTGTCGGCCACACCGACGCTACCGGAAGCGCCAGCTGGAACCAAAAGCTGTCAGAGCAGCGGGCGCAAAATGTCGGTCGCATTCTGCAGCAGGCTGGCCTCAATCCGCAGAAGCTTTATTTTCAGGGCGCGGGCTCGTCTCGTCCTTTAGCCGATAACACCACTTACGACGGACGAGCGGCGAACCGTAGGGTAGAGATCGTTGGTCTGGCAAATGAAACCTTGCTTCGTCAGCGCGTAGAGCAGGAAGGCAACAACCTGGCCTATTTACGCTATGGCACCCAGCCCGCCGCTTCGCAGCAGGCTAAAAGCGCCTCCGTGCCAGCGCCCACAAAACGCCGTTCTGTAGGGATCCGCAGCCCTAAAAAAGCGCCGGACAGCACGCCGGTAGCGCAGAGCCAGGAGACAGCAACCGTATCAACCGTGTCGGAAAATAATAAAAACTGGGTAGATTTTGGCGGCCAGGCAGTCAGCGCCTCCACGCTTCCTTTGGCGGCGAATCTTAAGCCGCGCAGCAGCGGGTTTTCGCTGATTTCGCAGGCCAACGCCAGCGGCGTAACGGGAAGCTGCCTGACTGATAACGCACGCGTAGCTGGCGCGGCGAAAAATCTGGCCAATGGAAAAGCGCTCGACGATCATCAGACGCGGGAATATTTCAACGGAATGAATGGCCGAGCATGGGCTGGGCTGGTTAATAACCATCTGGTCACGCTTTCGCCGGTAAAAGTGCTGAAAGATAATGCCGCCGTGGTGGCGAACCCGAATGTGTATATTACTCGCAACTACCAAAGCAGCGGCAACCGTAAGGCTGATGCGCCGATAAGCGCTGTCGCTAACGCATGGGAAGGCGAAGACAGCATTCTTTATCGGGTTTATCTGCCATCCGAAAAACAGCAGCCTCTCTCCTGTATCGATCTGCTGGTGCCGAAAAATGCCACTAAAGCGCAGCAGGGCCAGCTTTTTTATACCAGTCACAGCAATGCCTGGGTGGCGAATTACAGCCCGACCCGTAGCTAA
- a CDS encoding autotransporter outer membrane beta-barrel domain-containing protein, whose translation MAVCLGAVGQAAANNYIEQGVAGDPASWRSSEYDAEWGLGAINADKAYAAGYSGKGVKVGIFDQSVYAKHPEFVGTDKVINLVTEGIRAYTDPYIPVKAGDAFRYDGTPSVDSDGELGSHGTHVAGIAAGSRDGGAMHGVAWGAQIVSAENGDPGPEDGIILGNDGAVYKAGWDALRESGVRIINNSWGIGITDKFAQGGSDPAYPHFTVNDAQKQFDQIKQILGTVPGGAYQGAIEVARSGIITIFSAGNDDNLNNPDAIAGLAYFVPEITPTWLTVASVARDPASANSVPYTLSGFSSRCGYTASFCVSAPGSRIYSSIIEGDSIDNLTTSYANYSGTSMASPHVSGSAAVLMERFPYMTGAQIAQVLKTTAVDMGEAGIDELYGWGMIDLGKAINGPGMFYTVEDIPEALRVPDPDGVAYGPTQFVANIPGIGATVDAGTPYQRICNEAQCDFDVWSNDISGHGGLTKEGAGSLWLTGSNTYSGPTLINAGLLAVNGSVTSDVTVQQQGVLGGSGSTGALTVANGGTVAPGNSIGTLTVNGDVTFEQGSRYAVEVAPEGRSDRIASTGAIAINGGEVRVSLENSSNLLSQSELQTLTGRYNILTAEQGISGQFDSLLPNYAFTFLGTSLSYQANQLTLAVGRNDATFASVAETANERSVAQAAEALGAGNPVYESLLLSGSAGEARQAFRQLSGQVHADIASAQVNDSRYLRDTLNDRLRQAEGLADSSQIKADEGGAWAKLLGAWDHASGDANATGYQASTYGVLLGLDSAWADDARMGVATGYTRTSLDGGYGASADSDNYHLGLYGGKAYGALALRAGAGYTWHRFDTSRSVSYGSQYDWANAQYSARTEQFFAEAGYSIPAGLVNLEPFASLSYVNFQNNRIAEQGGAAALHGDRQHTDATFSTLGLRSDLQWDVNGGTSIALRGELGWQHQYGELDRGTGLKFNGSSAPFVVNSVSASRDGAVIKASAKVALNSNSHLSLGYSGLLSENHQDNSVNAGFSWNF comes from the coding sequence GTGGCGGTTTGCCTGGGAGCGGTAGGACAGGCAGCAGCGAACAACTATATCGAACAGGGCGTAGCGGGTGATCCAGCCAGCTGGCGCAGCAGCGAATATGACGCCGAGTGGGGACTGGGCGCGATCAATGCTGATAAAGCCTACGCCGCTGGCTACAGTGGCAAAGGCGTCAAAGTCGGCATCTTCGATCAGTCGGTCTATGCCAAACACCCCGAATTTGTCGGTACCGACAAAGTCATCAACCTTGTCACTGAAGGCATACGCGCCTACACCGACCCTTACATTCCGGTAAAAGCAGGCGATGCCTTCCGCTATGACGGCACGCCCAGCGTTGATTCAGATGGTGAACTGGGATCGCACGGTACCCACGTAGCCGGTATCGCCGCCGGCAGCCGCGATGGTGGAGCTATGCATGGCGTCGCCTGGGGGGCGCAAATTGTCAGTGCAGAAAACGGCGACCCCGGCCCGGAAGATGGCATCATCCTTGGAAACGATGGCGCAGTTTATAAAGCAGGCTGGGATGCGCTCAGAGAAAGCGGCGTGCGCATTATCAATAACAGCTGGGGCATCGGCATCACCGACAAATTTGCCCAGGGCGGCAGCGATCCCGCTTATCCGCACTTCACCGTCAATGATGCGCAAAAACAGTTCGACCAGATTAAACAGATCCTTGGCACCGTACCCGGCGGCGCTTATCAGGGCGCAATTGAAGTCGCTCGCAGCGGCATCATCACCATCTTCTCTGCCGGCAACGATGACAACCTCAACAACCCCGACGCTATCGCGGGTCTGGCTTACTTTGTACCAGAAATCACCCCTACCTGGCTCACCGTCGCCAGCGTCGCGCGCGATCCCGCATCCGCCAACAGCGTGCCCTACACCCTAAGCGGCTTCTCCTCCCGCTGCGGCTACACCGCCAGCTTCTGCGTCTCCGCGCCGGGCTCGCGTATTTACAGCTCGATAATCGAGGGCGACAGCATCGATAACCTTACCACCAGCTACGCCAACTACAGCGGCACCTCCATGGCTTCACCGCATGTATCAGGCAGTGCGGCAGTGCTGATGGAACGTTTCCCTTATATGACCGGCGCACAGATTGCGCAGGTACTGAAAACCACCGCCGTTGATATGGGCGAAGCGGGCATTGATGAACTCTATGGTTGGGGCATGATCGACCTCGGTAAAGCAATTAACGGGCCGGGCATGTTCTACACCGTAGAAGATATCCCTGAAGCGCTGCGCGTGCCGGATCCGGATGGCGTGGCCTATGGCCCAACGCAGTTTGTCGCTAACATTCCCGGCATCGGCGCTACGGTAGATGCTGGCACCCCTTATCAGCGTATCTGTAACGAGGCGCAGTGTGATTTTGACGTCTGGTCTAACGACATCTCTGGCCACGGCGGATTGACCAAAGAAGGTGCAGGATCGCTCTGGCTCACCGGCAGCAACACTTACTCCGGCCCGACGCTGATTAACGCCGGCCTGCTGGCGGTTAACGGTTCAGTCACGTCTGATGTCACGGTGCAGCAACAGGGCGTGCTGGGGGGATCGGGCAGCACGGGCGCATTAACCGTCGCCAACGGCGGTACCGTCGCGCCAGGCAATTCTATCGGCACGCTTACCGTCAACGGCGACGTTACCTTTGAACAGGGATCGCGCTATGCGGTAGAGGTCGCGCCGGAAGGACGCAGCGACCGCATCGCCAGTACCGGCGCAATCGCCATTAACGGCGGTGAAGTCAGGGTCTCGCTGGAAAACAGCAGCAACCTGCTTAGCCAGAGCGAACTACAAACGCTGACGGGGCGGTATAACATCCTGACGGCAGAGCAGGGCATCAGCGGTCAGTTTGACAGCCTGCTGCCCAACTATGCCTTTACCTTTCTCGGCACCTCCCTCAGCTATCAGGCGAACCAGCTCACGCTGGCGGTCGGACGTAACGATGCCACCTTCGCCAGCGTGGCGGAAACGGCAAATGAGCGTTCGGTTGCGCAGGCGGCGGAAGCGCTGGGCGCAGGCAACCCAGTCTATGAAAGTCTGCTGCTGAGCGGATCGGCTGGCGAAGCGCGTCAGGCGTTCCGTCAGCTCTCCGGTCAGGTACATGCTGATATCGCCTCGGCGCAGGTCAATGACAGCCGCTATTTGCGCGATACGCTCAACGATCGCCTGCGTCAGGCGGAAGGTCTGGCGGATTCGTCACAAATCAAAGCGGATGAGGGCGGCGCATGGGCGAAACTGCTGGGCGCGTGGGATCACGCTTCCGGTGATGCCAACGCCACCGGCTATCAGGCATCCACCTATGGCGTACTGCTGGGGCTGGATTCCGCCTGGGCGGACGATGCGCGCATGGGCGTGGCAACGGGTTACACCCGTACCTCGCTGGACGGCGGCTACGGAGCCAGTGCGGATAGCGATAACTACCATCTGGGCCTCTATGGCGGCAAAGCGTATGGCGCGCTGGCGCTGCGTGCTGGTGCAGGCTACACCTGGCATCGTTTCGATACCTCGCGTTCCGTGAGCTACGGCAGCCAGTACGATTGGGCTAACGCGCAGTACAGCGCACGTACCGAGCAGTTCTTTGCCGAAGCGGGTTACAGCATCCCGGCAGGGCTGGTTAACCTCGAACCGTTCGCCAGTCTCTCTTACGTTAACTTCCAGAACAACCGCATTGCCGAACAGGGCGGCGCGGCGGCGCTGCATGGCGACAGGCAGCACACGGACGCCACTTTCTCAACGCTGGGTCTGCGTTCCGATCTGCAATGGGATGTTAACGGCGGAACATCAATCGCGCTGCGCGGTGAACTGGGCTGGCAGCATCAGTACGGCGAGCTGGATCGGGGGACCGGGCTGAAGTTCAACGGCAGTAGCGCACCGTTTGTGGTGAACAGCGTCTCTGCTTCGCGCGATGGTGCCGTGATCAAAGCCAGCGCTAAGGTGGCGTTAAACAGCAACTCGCATCTGTCGCTGGGCTACAGCGGACTGTTATCGGAAAACCATCAGGATAACAGCGTCAACGCGGGCTTTAGCTGGAACTTTTAA